Proteins found in one Streptococcus criceti HS-6 genomic segment:
- the cls gene encoding cardiolipin synthase has protein sequence MRGIFSRTTVIVLLLILQLYVIASGYVWFQQYQIHIQIAGLLIAVASVLYLINSDMDSTAKLTWMLVVLPMPVLGGLFLLYTKIDWGYNGMKRQLKGNVEKTVPLLRQNDSVLAELKTSHSTAFNLAKYLSFGDNHFPVYKNSQVTYFSSGEEKFAELKKQLRQAKHYIFMEYFIIDEGLMWGEILSILEEKVAEGVEVRVMYDGMIEMTTLSFDYSKRLERLGIQSRAFAPLSPFLSTYYNYRDHRKIVVIDGEVAFTGGVNLADEYINAIERFGHWKDTAIMVRGRAVDTFLILFLQMWKTIKDDGTEVKAYLGQHANKLSTDGFIIPFGDSPMDNEKVGENVYIDILNQARDYVHIMTPYLILDSEMEHALKFAAERGVDVKIIMPGIPDKQVPYYLAKTYYKSLMASGVKIYEYSPGFVHAKVFVADDSRSVVGTINLDYRSLYHHFECAAYLYHSSEIPKIERDFQATLADCRQVTEQSLKELPISVKAIGAVVKAIAPLL, from the coding sequence CTGCGGGGGATTTTTAGCCGGACAACGGTCATTGTACTGCTTTTGATTTTGCAACTTTACGTGATTGCATCGGGTTATGTGTGGTTTCAACAATACCAAATTCATATTCAAATTGCTGGCTTACTTATTGCTGTTGCTTCGGTTCTCTATTTAATTAATAGTGATATGGATAGTACAGCTAAGCTGACCTGGATGCTGGTTGTTTTACCCATGCCAGTTTTGGGAGGCCTCTTTCTGCTCTACACTAAGATTGACTGGGGCTATAATGGCATGAAGCGGCAGTTAAAGGGGAATGTTGAAAAGACCGTTCCCTTACTCCGTCAAAATGATTCAGTCTTAGCCGAATTAAAGACCTCTCACAGTACAGCTTTTAATCTGGCTAAGTATCTCAGCTTTGGGGATAATCATTTCCCGGTTTATAAAAATAGCCAAGTTACCTATTTCTCATCTGGGGAGGAAAAATTTGCTGAACTCAAGAAGCAGTTGCGTCAGGCCAAGCACTATATTTTTATGGAATACTTCATCATTGATGAAGGTCTAATGTGGGGTGAAATCCTGTCCATTCTGGAAGAAAAGGTAGCTGAAGGCGTTGAAGTTCGAGTGATGTACGACGGTATGATTGAAATGACCACCTTGAGCTTTGATTATAGCAAGCGACTCGAGCGCTTAGGGATTCAATCGCGGGCCTTTGCTCCTTTATCACCTTTTCTATCAACCTATTACAACTACCGTGACCACCGTAAGATTGTCGTTATTGATGGTGAAGTAGCCTTCACTGGCGGAGTCAATCTGGCAGATGAATATATCAATGCGATTGAACGCTTCGGTCATTGGAAGGATACAGCCATTATGGTTCGCGGACGTGCTGTTGATACTTTCTTGATTCTGTTCTTACAAATGTGGAAAACTATTAAAGATGACGGAACAGAAGTAAAGGCCTATTTAGGTCAACATGCCAATAAGCTCTCGACTGATGGTTTTATTATTCCCTTTGGCGACTCGCCGATGGATAATGAAAAAGTTGGCGAGAATGTTTATATTGATATTCTCAATCAGGCGCGTGATTACGTTCATATCATGACTCCTTATCTTATTTTAGACAGTGAAATGGAGCATGCTCTCAAGTTTGCGGCTGAGCGGGGCGTGGATGTGAAAATTATCATGCCGGGGATTCCCGATAAGCAGGTGCCATACTATTTGGCTAAAACCTACTACAAATCACTGATGGCTTCGGGTGTAAAGATTTATGAATACAGTCCAGGATTTGTCCATGCCAAGGTCTTTGTGGCTGATGATAGTCGTTCGGTTGTCGGAACTATTAACCTAGATTACCGCAGCCTCTACCACCATTTTGAGTGTGCTGCCTACCTTTATCATTCTTCGGAAATTCCTAAGATTGAGCGAGACTTCCAAGCAACTTTGGCTGACTGCCGTCAAGTAACCGAGCAAAGCCTTAAAGAATTGCCGATTTCAGTCAAAGCAATTGGAGCAGTCGTTAAGGCTATTGCTCCCTTGCTTTAG
- a CDS encoding aspartate-semialdehyde dehydrogenase, with translation MGYTVAVVGATGAVGTRMIQQLEQSSLPIDKVRLLSSSRSAGKVLKYKGQDVTVELTTKDSFAGVDIALFSAGGSVSAKFAPYAVKAGAVVVDNTSYFRQNPDVPLVVPEVNAQALEAHNGIVSCPNCSTIQMMVALEPVRQKWGLERIIVSTYQAVSGAGQSAINETERELKEVLNDGKDPKEVKADILPAGGDKKHYPIAFNALAQIDVFTDNDYTYEEMKMTNETKKIMDDDSIAVSATCVRIPVLLAHSESVYIETKEVAPIEDVKAAIANFPGAVLEDDVAHQVYPQAVNAVGKRETFVGRIRKDLDVEKGIHMWVVSDNLLKGAAWNSVQIAETLHEKDLVRPTKDLKFELK, from the coding sequence ATGGGATACACAGTAGCTGTTGTTGGCGCCACAGGTGCCGTTGGAACTCGCATGATTCAACAATTGGAGCAGTCCAGTCTGCCGATTGATAAGGTGCGCCTTTTGTCCTCTAGCCGTTCAGCGGGCAAGGTTCTTAAATATAAGGGGCAGGATGTGACAGTTGAATTGACGACGAAGGATTCTTTTGCAGGGGTTGACATTGCCCTCTTTTCTGCAGGTGGTTCTGTTTCAGCTAAGTTTGCTCCCTATGCCGTTAAGGCAGGAGCTGTTGTGGTTGATAACACCTCTTATTTCCGGCAAAATCCTGATGTCCCTTTGGTTGTTCCAGAAGTCAATGCACAGGCTTTGGAAGCTCACAATGGGATTGTCTCCTGCCCTAACTGTTCAACGATCCAAATGATGGTAGCCTTGGAGCCCGTTCGGCAAAAATGGGGTTTGGAACGTATCATTGTTTCTACCTATCAAGCTGTTTCAGGTGCTGGTCAATCAGCTATCAATGAAACCGAACGTGAACTCAAGGAAGTTCTTAATGATGGTAAGGACCCTAAGGAAGTCAAGGCAGATATTTTGCCAGCAGGTGGCGACAAAAAGCACTACCCAATCGCTTTCAATGCCTTGGCTCAAATTGATGTTTTTACTGACAATGATTACACCTATGAAGAAATGAAGATGACCAATGAGACCAAGAAAATCATGGATGATGATTCCATCGCTGTTTCAGCGACTTGTGTACGTATTCCTGTACTCTTGGCCCATTCAGAGTCTGTTTATATTGAAACCAAGGAAGTCGCACCGATTGAAGATGTTAAGGCAGCTATCGCCAACTTCCCAGGGGCTGTTTTGGAAGATGATGTGGCCCATCAAGTTTACCCACAAGCAGTCAATGCTGTCGGTAAACGGGAAACCTTTGTCGGTCGGATTCGCAAGGATTTAGATGTCGAAAAAGGTATTCACATGTGGGTTGTTTCTGACAACCTGCTCAAGGGTGCTGCTTGGAACTCTGTGCAAATTGCAGAAACGCTCCATGAAAAAGACCTGGTTCGTCCAACAAAGGATTTAAAATTTGAATTGAAATAA
- the dapA gene encoding 4-hydroxy-tetrahydrodipicolinate synthase yields MTAQESIQQLRHAKLITAMITPFKPDGSINFEALPDLVEHLLAHHTQGLLLAGTTAESPTLTHDEELELFKAVQKIVNGRVPLIAGVGTNDTRDSVDFAKEVAAFGGFAAGLAIVPYYNKPSQEGMYQHFKAIADASDLPIIIYNIPGRVVVEMAPDTMLRLAEHPNIIGVKECTSLDNMAYLIEHKPDDFLIYTGEDGEAFHAMNIGADGVISVASHSNGEEMYQMLQAIEQSDIKKAAGIQRKFIPKVNALFSVPSPAPVKAVLNHLGFDVGPLRLPLVACTPEEEKRIIKVVLEEDIEATRQTVTGVVRPDY; encoded by the coding sequence ATGACTGCTCAAGAATCCATCCAACAACTGCGTCATGCGAAACTTATTACAGCTATGATTACGCCCTTCAAGCCTGATGGCTCTATTAACTTTGAGGCTTTGCCTGATTTAGTTGAACATCTTTTGGCCCATCATACTCAAGGTCTGCTTTTAGCTGGAACAACGGCTGAAAGTCCAACCTTGACCCATGATGAGGAATTGGAGCTCTTTAAGGCTGTGCAAAAGATTGTCAATGGGCGTGTGCCTCTAATCGCTGGGGTGGGTACTAATGATACTCGGGACTCTGTTGATTTCGCCAAGGAAGTTGCTGCCTTTGGCGGTTTTGCAGCTGGTTTAGCCATTGTCCCTTATTACAATAAACCTTCCCAAGAAGGGATGTATCAGCATTTTAAGGCTATTGCAGATGCCAGTGATCTACCTATTATTATCTATAATATCCCAGGCCGGGTTGTGGTAGAAATGGCTCCAGATACCATGCTGCGTTTGGCGGAACATCCTAATATCATCGGGGTTAAAGAGTGTACTAGTCTGGATAATATGGCTTATCTGATTGAACATAAGCCTGATGATTTCTTGATTTATACCGGTGAAGATGGCGAAGCCTTCCATGCTATGAATATCGGAGCTGATGGTGTGATTTCGGTTGCTAGTCATTCCAATGGGGAAGAAATGTACCAAATGTTGCAGGCCATTGAGCAGAGTGATATTAAGAAAGCTGCGGGTATTCAACGCAAGTTCATTCCTAAGGTTAATGCTCTTTTCTCTGTTCCAAGTCCAGCCCCTGTCAAGGCCGTTCTCAATCATCTTGGCTTTGATGTTGGGCCTTTACGCTTACCTCTGGTAGCCTGTACACCAGAAGAAGAAAAACGTATTATCAAGGTAGTCTTAGAAGAAGACATCGAGGCCACCCGTCAAACGGTGACAGGTGTTGTGCGGCCGGATTACTAA
- a CDS encoding ATP cone domain-containing protein, translated as MQITKRSGQVVEFDPDKIYQAILKAAQSVFVLDDKLRQELAEVTKKVVIDLEEAHADRPTISMVQSQVENRLMDAGYINIAEHYISYRLQRDLERNGYGNQIAVHLRFEKLK; from the coding sequence ATGCAAATTACCAAACGCAGCGGTCAAGTTGTTGAATTTGATCCAGATAAAATTTATCAGGCTATTCTCAAGGCGGCCCAATCTGTCTTTGTCCTTGATGATAAGCTTCGTCAAGAGTTGGCAGAAGTAACCAAGAAGGTTGTGATTGACTTAGAGGAAGCTCATGCTGACCGTCCAACTATCTCGATGGTGCAATCCCAAGTTGAAAATCGTCTCATGGACGCTGGTTATATTAATATTGCGGAGCATTATATTTCCTACCGTTTACAAAGAGATTTGGAACGTAATGGTTACGGCAACCAAATTGCAGTTCACCTGCGTTTTGAAAAATTGAAATAA
- a CDS encoding PLP-dependent aminotransferase family protein → MPSKFQTLYQNLAQAIRSGQFKKGDKLPSVRKLSQTYGCSKDTAQRALLELKYQNLIYAVPKSGYYVLEGKDQDSDNLAISLEAYNKLAYQDFKTCLSETLVGRENYLFNYYHQQEGLAELLSSLQDHLLEQDIYSKIENLVVTSGTQQALYILTQMAFPNQKPIILLEQPTYHRMNSLVRNQGLPYLTIDRDFSGLDLERLEKLLQSHPIKFFYTIPRISNPLGLSYSSQEKQALVDLAHRYDVYIIEDDYMGDFTKSENLPLHYYDTHERVIYLKSFSTTLFPALRLGMSVLPQKLMHDFLAYKKLMDYDTSLIMQKALSLYLDNGMFAKNLSQLKHFFEQRLDQATDLCQTLPDYLSCQIGPKHISIKLPKKLKLGRFKERGIQTLDPATRVDQYELPYLYLANDQTLAKKLKTITQILKTL, encoded by the coding sequence ATGCCTAGTAAATTTCAAACTCTTTATCAAAACCTAGCCCAAGCCATCCGAAGCGGACAATTCAAAAAGGGCGATAAACTGCCCTCGGTTCGCAAACTGAGTCAAACTTACGGCTGTAGCAAGGATACAGCCCAGCGAGCCCTCCTTGAACTCAAATATCAAAATCTGATATATGCAGTCCCCAAGAGCGGTTACTATGTTTTAGAGGGTAAGGATCAAGATAGCGACAATCTGGCAATTAGCCTTGAAGCCTATAACAAGCTAGCCTATCAAGACTTTAAAACCTGTTTATCTGAAACCCTTGTTGGGCGGGAAAATTACCTCTTCAACTACTATCACCAACAAGAGGGGTTAGCTGAATTGTTAAGCTCTCTGCAGGATCATCTCCTTGAGCAAGATATTTACAGCAAGATAGAAAATCTAGTGGTAACCTCGGGAACCCAACAAGCCCTCTATATTTTAACTCAGATGGCATTTCCCAACCAGAAACCAATTATTCTTTTAGAACAGCCCACCTACCATCGAATGAATAGTCTGGTGAGAAATCAAGGGCTACCCTACTTAACAATAGACCGAGATTTTTCTGGTCTTGATCTAGAGCGACTGGAAAAACTCCTTCAAAGTCATCCTATCAAATTTTTCTATACTATCCCAAGAATCTCCAACCCTCTGGGCCTCTCTTACAGTTCTCAGGAAAAGCAAGCCCTAGTTGATTTGGCCCATCGTTATGATGTCTATATTATCGAAGATGATTACATGGGCGATTTCACAAAATCTGAAAATCTACCTTTACATTACTACGATACCCATGAGCGGGTTATCTACCTCAAATCGTTTTCGACTACCCTCTTTCCAGCACTGCGATTAGGGATGTCCGTTTTGCCACAAAAGCTCATGCACGATTTCCTTGCCTACAAAAAATTGATGGATTACGATACTAGTCTGATAATGCAGAAGGCTCTATCTTTGTATTTAGATAACGGTATGTTTGCTAAAAATCTTAGTCAGCTCAAGCACTTCTTTGAGCAACGCCTAGATCAGGCTACAGATCTCTGCCAAACTTTACCCGATTATTTAAGCTGCCAAATCGGTCCAAAGCATATTAGTATTAAACTACCAAAGAAACTCAAATTAGGACGTTTTAAAGAAAGAGGCATACAGACTCTTGATCCGGCCACAAGAGTTGACCAGTATGAACTTCCTTATCTCTACCTAGCCAACGACCAAACACTAGCGAAAAAACTGAAGACGATTACGCAAATCCTTAAGACTTTGTAA
- a CDS encoding ECF transporter S component — MSTKRITLAALFMALVIILSSSYLSVPVPGGHFYINGIVICLTGLLFPPTESVIVAGIGSFIGDFLFYPTPMFVTLISHSLQVLVVSFLVKQSYEKLSKSRFFTALVLGGILNLIGYFLGRSFLYANLPTALVKLPFDSLAAVLSILMVYFIYYHTRFVTMFKQAWEN, encoded by the coding sequence ATGTCAACGAAAAGAATTACACTTGCAGCTCTTTTTATGGCTTTGGTTATTATTTTGAGCTCGTCCTATCTGTCAGTGCCAGTTCCCGGCGGTCATTTTTATATTAATGGTATTGTGATCTGTCTGACTGGTCTGCTTTTCCCACCGACCGAGAGTGTAATAGTTGCTGGAATTGGTTCTTTTATCGGTGACTTTCTCTTTTATCCAACTCCAATGTTTGTAACCCTGATTAGTCATAGCCTTCAGGTCTTGGTTGTTAGCTTTTTAGTCAAGCAGTCGTATGAGAAGTTGTCTAAAAGCCGATTTTTTACAGCTCTGGTTTTGGGTGGTATCCTTAATTTAATTGGGTATTTTCTGGGGCGGAGTTTCCTTTATGCCAATCTGCCAACGGCTCTTGTGAAATTGCCTTTTGACAGCCTGGCAGCTGTCTTGTCCATCTTGATGGTTTACTTTATTTACTACCATACTCGATTTGTCACTATGTTTAAGCAAGCTTGGGAAAATTGA
- the ylqF gene encoding ribosome biogenesis GTPase YlqF: protein MATIQWFPGHMSKARRQVQENLKFVDFVTVLVDARLPLSSQNPMLNKIVGDKPKLLVLNKADLADPLLIKEWQSYFENQGLKTLLINAKDQSTVKRLTEAAKSLMADKLERLKKKGINKETLRTMIIGIPNAGKSTLMNRLAGKKIAVVGNKPGVTKGQQWLKSNKDLEILDTPGILWPKFEDQLVGLKLALTGAIKDNLLPMDEVTIFGLNYFKENYPERLKDRFKGLDLEQEVPEMIMDLTQKLGFRDDYDRFYNLFVKEVRDGKLGRYTLDKVSDSDGNH from the coding sequence ATGGCTACTATTCAATGGTTTCCTGGTCACATGTCCAAGGCGAGACGGCAGGTCCAGGAAAATCTCAAATTTGTCGATTTTGTAACGGTTTTGGTGGATGCCCGTCTGCCCCTATCCAGCCAAAATCCTATGCTCAATAAGATCGTCGGCGATAAACCCAAACTCTTGGTTCTAAACAAGGCAGACTTAGCTGATCCGCTTCTAATCAAAGAGTGGCAGTCTTATTTTGAAAATCAGGGCCTTAAAACCCTTCTGATCAATGCCAAGGATCAGTCGACGGTTAAAAGGTTGACAGAAGCAGCTAAGAGTCTGATGGCGGATAAGTTGGAACGATTGAAGAAGAAGGGAATTAATAAAGAAACCCTGCGAACCATGATTATCGGTATTCCTAATGCAGGCAAGTCAACGCTGATGAACCGGCTGGCGGGCAAGAAGATTGCTGTAGTTGGTAATAAACCAGGTGTTACCAAGGGCCAGCAGTGGCTCAAGTCTAATAAAGATTTGGAAATCCTAGACACGCCGGGGATTCTATGGCCCAAGTTTGAGGACCAGTTAGTCGGCTTGAAATTAGCCCTGACCGGTGCTATCAAGGATAATCTGTTGCCTATGGATGAGGTCACGATCTTTGGCCTTAACTATTTCAAAGAAAATTACCCTGAGCGTTTAAAAGACCGCTTCAAGGGACTTGATTTGGAGCAAGAAGTGCCTGAGATGATTATGGACTTGACCCAGAAGTTGGGTTTTCGTGATGATTACGATCGTTTTTACAACCTTTTTGTCAAGGAAGTTCGTGATGGCAAGTTGGGGCGTTACACGCTAGATAAGGTCAGTGATAGCGATGGCAACCATTAA
- a CDS encoding ribonuclease HII yields MATIKEIQTQLAGVTDLSSSLFASLAEDERVGVQAAIKKRQREIQADLAEEQRLEAMLTYEKKLYASGLELIAGIDEVGRGPLAGPVVAAAVILPKNCKIKGLNDSKKIPKKKHQEIYDQVIEKALAIGLGFKSNQVIDQVNIYEATKLAMKEAVANLQLSPQHLLIDAMQLDLALPQTSIIKGDANSLSIAAASIVAKVTRDRLMRDYDRKFPGYDFAHNAGYSTQAHLEGLKKLGISPIHRHSFEPVKSMIDL; encoded by the coding sequence ATGGCAACCATTAAAGAAATTCAGACTCAATTAGCTGGGGTGACGGACCTATCCAGCTCCCTTTTTGCTAGTCTGGCTGAAGATGAGCGAGTTGGTGTTCAGGCTGCCATCAAGAAACGCCAGCGAGAGATTCAGGCTGACTTAGCTGAGGAGCAGCGTTTGGAAGCTATGCTGACTTATGAAAAAAAGCTTTATGCGAGTGGTCTTGAGCTGATTGCTGGCATTGATGAAGTCGGTCGCGGTCCTCTGGCTGGTCCAGTAGTAGCTGCTGCTGTTATCCTGCCAAAGAATTGTAAAATCAAGGGTCTAAATGACAGTAAGAAGATCCCTAAAAAGAAACACCAAGAAATATATGATCAAGTTATAGAGAAAGCCTTGGCCATCGGTCTTGGTTTTAAATCCAATCAGGTTATTGATCAGGTCAATATTTATGAGGCGACTAAGCTGGCTATGAAAGAAGCTGTGGCTAATTTACAGCTCTCACCGCAACACCTGCTGATTGATGCCATGCAATTGGATCTAGCCCTGCCCCAGACTTCGATTATCAAAGGGGATGCCAATAGCCTGTCTATCGCTGCGGCTTCGATTGTGGCTAAGGTCACTAGGGATCGCTTGATGAGGGATTACGATAGGAAATTTCCGGGTTATGACTTTGCTCACAATGCGGGTTATAGCACTCAGGCTCACTTGGAGGGACTGAAAAAATTGGGTATAAGCCCCATTCATCGACATAGTTTTGAACCAGTTAAATCAATGATAGATCTATAA
- a CDS encoding DapH/DapD/GlmU-related protein, with product MDIEEFRQALNESSIIQAGSELAAEFHAYSQRALTITGRMNGSYHEPEVIVALMRELTEQVVPDNLRIFPPFSTDCGINIKFGQNVFINAGCRFQDQGGISIGDNCLIGHNVVLATLNHDLQPSRRGNLYLAPIEIGKDVWIGSNVTITQGVTIGDGAVIAAGAVVNRDVPANTVVGGVPARHIKKIE from the coding sequence ATGGATATAGAAGAATTTCGGCAGGCCTTAAATGAAAGTTCCATTATTCAGGCGGGGTCTGAATTGGCTGCAGAATTTCATGCTTATAGTCAACGGGCTTTAACTATCACTGGTCGAATGAACGGTTCCTATCATGAGCCAGAAGTGATTGTTGCTTTGATGCGGGAGTTGACAGAGCAAGTAGTGCCGGATAATTTGCGAATCTTTCCGCCATTTTCAACGGATTGTGGTATTAATATTAAATTTGGACAAAATGTCTTCATCAATGCTGGCTGCCGTTTTCAAGATCAAGGTGGTATTAGTATTGGTGACAATTGTCTAATTGGCCATAATGTGGTTTTAGCAACTCTTAACCATGATTTGCAACCCAGTCGCAGGGGGAATCTCTATCTAGCTCCTATTGAGATTGGCAAAGATGTCTGGATTGGCTCCAATGTTACAATCACGCAAGGGGTGACCATCGGCGATGGAGCGGTAATTGCTGCAGGGGCTGTGGTAAATCGTGATGTTCCAGCCAATACAGTTGTTGGCGGAGTACCAGCTCGGCACATTAAAAAAATCGAGTGA